The following DNA comes from Corynebacterium lizhenjunii.
GCACTACCTCACCACCTGGGCGCAGCGGGCCGGGGGATTTGAGGGCACGGACCACGGCGCCGTAACCCACGCCGAAGCCGGGCACCATCCTGGTGGTCACGGTATAGCCCGCGCTTTGCAGGGTGGCGGTGGCCTGCGACTGGGACATGCCGCGGACGCTGTCTAGGAGGGCATCGCCAGTGGTGCCCTTGTTGTACTGGGGGTTATAGGGTGGCAGCACGCCCTGGTCCACCTGGGAGGCCAGCGCGAAGTAGGTGCGGGCCGGCTCCATGCCGCCGAAGAGGGTCCCTTCGACGCACTGGCGCACCGGCGCGGTGCACAGCGGGGCGTTGGTGGTGCCGTCGTTGTAGATGTAGGGCGCGGCCGCAAGACCAGAGGCAAAGCCCAGGAAAGCAGAAGACTTATTGGACTCGGAGGTACCGGTCTTGGCGGCAGTAGGGGCGCCGAAGCCAAAGGCGCGGGCGGAATCGGCGGCGGTGCCCTTGGTGGTGTCCTGGCTCAGCGCTGCGGTCAGGGCGGCGGCGACCTCAGGGTTCAAGGCGCGCTCGCACGGCGTGGGTTCGATAAAGACCTGGTTACCGTCGCGGTCCGTCACCCTGTTGACGGGGTTGGGCTCGCACCACATGCCCTCGGCGGCGATGGTGGCGCCCACGTTGGACAGCTCCAGGGGATTAACCGCGGTGGGGCCAAGTGTGTAGGCACCCATGTTGGCATCCTTGGCGGCTTGGGCGATGGAGGTGTTTTCGCTAAAGGAGGCGTCCTCGGTATAGGAGCGCAGGCCCAACTTGACGGACATGTCCACGATGGCAGGCACGCCCACCTGCTCCAGGAGCTGCACAAAGGTGCTGTTGGGGGAGTGCGCTAGGGCATCCTGCAGCGTCATAGTGGGCTGGTAGGTGCCCGCGTTTTCCACGCAGTATTTATCCGGCGGGCAATTGGCGGCGCCGCCATGGCCCAAACCAGAGGCCTCATAGCGGGCAGGAACGGGAACAGTTTCCTGGATGCCGTAACCTGCGTCAATGGCCGCTGCGGCGGTAAAGAGCTTGAAAATGGAACCCGCGCCGTTGCCCACCAGGGAATAAGGCTGCGGCAGGATCGTCTCAAAATTATCCTGGTCCAGCCCGTAGGCGCGCGAAGACACCATGGCTACGACGTCGCGGTCATTCTTCTCCGGGACCAGCACGCTCATCACCTCTGCCACGCCTTCTGCGGTAGGGGAAGTCTGGCCGTTGACGGCAGCCTGCGCGGCGTCTTGGATATGCGGCACCAATGTGGTGTCTACCGTATAGCCGCCACGGGAGAGTTCTTCCTTGTCCAGGCCCTTGGAGGCCAGGTAGTCCAGCACGAAGTCGCAGAAGAAACCACGGTTGCCTGCAGTGATGCACCCATTGGGCAACGTGGCAGGCCTCGGGAGCACGCCCAGGTCCTGGCCGGCCAGGCGGTCGGCTTCTTCCTGGGCCAGGTGGCCATTAGTGACCAAGGCTTGGAGGACAAGGTTACGGCGTTCTACCACGGCATCGCGGTTGGTGTAGGGGTTGAGGTACTCCGAGGATTGCACCATGCCAGCCAGCATGGCGGCCTGCGCGTAGTTAAGCTGCGCCGCCGGGATGCCAAAGTAGGTGCGGGCGGCGGCCTCAATGCCGTAAGCGTGATTGCCAAAGGGGATGAGGTTGAGGTAGTTGCTCAGAATCTCATCCTTACTCAGCGACTTATCAATCTGGGTGGCAATGCGCATCTCCCGCAGCTTGCGGGCCACAGACTGCTCGGTGGCGGCTTGGCGCTCCGAGTCGGTCTCCGCGTCTACCAGCAACAGGTAGTTCTTCACGTATTGCTGATTAATGGTGGACGCACCCTGGGAGACCCCGCCGGCTAGCAAATTGGTGGCGACGGCACGGAAATTTCCCTGGATGTCTACGCCCTCGTGCTCGTAGAAGCGGCGGTCCTCGATGGAGACAATCGCGTCTTTGATGGTGTGGGAGATCTGCTCCGGAGCCACCGGGTGCCGGCGCTGTGTATAGAGGTAGGCCAGCGTGCCACCTTCGGCGTCGCGAATGGTGGTCACACCCGGAACGTTGCCGGCCTCCAAGTTCTGGACATCAGAGACCATGGCCTGGGTGGTGGCCTTGACGGCTAGACCGCCCAGGCCTGCTGCCGGGGCGCAGGCGAGCGCCACCAAAAGGCCCACCAGGACCGTGGCCACGAACATCTGGCCCAAGGCTTTCAGATAAGTCACCCCCATAACCCTACGTGTCTTGGGAGCTAATGAAAACGGTCGCCGCCATAAAACGCGGCGATTTTCTCCAGCAGACCCCCCTAAAGTGTGATGCGCTAGACAAGGCGTATGGCGTGTGAATACACTTACGGCTTCAGTACCCCTAACCCCTATCGCGTGGCCCGCCACGCAGCCGCTAGGAAGGAGCGCACCCCTAATGACCGTCCGTTTGAAACCTGCTTCCCGAGTCAACCCGATTGTGTTGCGTGGCGAGTGGGTGCGGAAAGCCAACTGCCGCAACTGCGACCCGGACGCCCTCTTTGTTCGCGGTGCGGAACAGCGCAAAGCAGCCGAGATTTGCGAGGAATGCCCGGTGCTGAACCAATGTCTAGCAGATGCCCTGGATAATCGCGTGGAGTTTGGCGTGTGGGGCGGGCTGACAGAACGCCAACGCCGCGCCCTCTTGCGCAAAAACAGGCACATCAAGTCCTGGGCGGACTATCTGTCCGCCGGTGGCGAGCTGATCGGCATCTGAGCCGCAGCACGCTGCGGCGCGCCGGGACACGAAGCGGTACGCCCCTGTGAGAGCGGCCCGGTCGCGCGCACCGTTGGACAGGCAGCGGCGCGCCGGGAACTGCCGGGTGCCGTAGAATGGCCCGCATGACTAAATGGGAATACGCAACCGCGCCGGTACTCACGCACGCCACCAAGCAAATCCTGGACAGCTGGGGTGAAGATGGCTGGGAATTGGTAACCATTACCCCCGGCATGAACCCAGAAAACGTGGTGGCCTACTTCAAGCGGCCGGTGGAGGAGAACTAATGAGCTTTCTGGCTAAGCTTTCGCAGCTCGGATACGAACTACCACCAGTGGCCAAGCCGCTGGCTTCCTACGTACCGGCGGTGCGAGTAGGCAACCAAGTGTGGACCTCCGGCCAGCTGCCGCTGCGCGACGGCGCCCTGCTGGCAACCGGCAAGGTAGGCGCCGAGGTCGATGCCCAACAGGCCGCAGATCTGGCCCGCGTGGCGGTCCTCAATGCACTTGCAGCTGTGGATGCAGAGGTGGGGCTAGACAACGTCACCCGGGTGCTCAAGATCGTGGGTTTTGTCGCTTCCAGCCCGGACTTTGTAGAACAGCCGGCCGTGGTGAATGGGGCCTCGGACTTTATTGGCGAGGTTTTCGGGCCAGCTGGCCAGCACGCCCGCTCCGCCGTGGGCGTGGCGGTGCTGCCGAAGGACTCCCCGGTTGAGATCGAGCTCATCGTAGAAGTTAGGCAGTAGGCCAGGCGCGGATAGGTTAGGCTGGAAACCATGGAACACCCTGCATATGCCCAACTGCGCCAGGTCACCCAGTCCGCAGGCGTAGTGTTGTGCGACAACCCCTCTTATACCGCACTGGAAGGGACTAATACCTGGATCATTCGCGCCCCGGAGGATGACCGCGCCATCGTGGTCGATCCGGGGCCGGAGGATGAAGGCCACCTCAACGTTGTCACCGCTCGCGCCGGGGAGGTGGCACTTATTGTGCTCACTCACCGCCACGATGACCACGCCTCCGGTGCCCAGCGCCTGCGCCAACTTACCGGAGCCCCCATCCGGGCTTTCGACGCTAACTACTGCAATGGTGGCGAGCCCCTGAGCGATGGGGAGATTATCGCTTTGGATGATGTCACTCCGCGGCTGGAGGTGGTCCACACCCCGGGCCACACCGCGGACTCCACCAGCTTCTTTGTCTGGACCGGGGAGCCGCACAACTCCCGCCTGGAGGGCATTTTGACTGGCGACACCATCGCGGGCCGCCACACCGTCATGCTCTCCGAGACTGATGGGGACCTTGGTGCCTACCTGCGTTCCCTGGACATCCTCGAAGCTCGCGGAAAAGACGTATCCCTGCTGCCGGGCCACGGCCCGGATTTGGATGACGTCTCCCAGGTAGCCCGCAAGTACATCGACCGCCGCCACCACCGCCTGGAGCAGATTCGCGAGATTCACTCTCGCCTGGGCCAAGACGTGGACCTCAAGACCATGGTGGATGAGATGTACGACGACGTGGACCCAGTGCTGCGCCACGCAGCGGAGCAGTCCACCCGCACCGCGTTGAAGTACCTGGCGGAACAACCCGCCCAGTAGTTTTCGGCTGAGCAGCCCGTTCAATAGCGCGCCGCTTAGCGCTAAGCGTTAAGCGGCGCGTTTAGCGGTGCGCTAAGTGCTAAGCGGTGCGTTTAGCGGTGCGCTAAGCGTTTAGCGGTGCGCTAAGTGCTAAACGCGAACGGCAAAACGCAACAAAGGCCCGGCAAAAACTGCCGGGCCTTTCGCGTGGGCGCGCTAGCGGGCGCGCTTTGCCAGGTGCTCCGTATCCACGATGAGCACGGACTTGCCCTCCAGGCGAATCCACCCGCGGTGGGCGAAGGTAGCCAGGGCCTTATTCACGGTCTCACGGGAAGCACCCACCAGCTGGGCGATTTCCTCCTGAGTGAGATCGTGGTTAACGCGCAGGGCGCCGCCTTCCTGGGAGCCGAAGCGGTTAGCCAGCTGCAGCAGCGTCTTGGCTACGCGGCCGGGAACGTCGGTGAAGATGAGGTCCGCCAGGTTGGCGTTGGTGCGGCGCAGGCGCCGGGCCAGGACGCGCAACAGTTGCTGGGCGATGGCCGGGTGGTCAGCGACCCACTGCTTGAGCATCTCCGAGTTCATGGTGGCAGCGTGGACCTCCGTCACACAAACAGCGGAGGAGGTGCGCGGGCCCGGGTCGAAGATGGACAGCTCGCCGAACATGTCCGAAGGGCCCATAACGGTGAGCAGATTTTCACGCCCGTCCGGGGCGTGGCGGGCGAGCTTAATCTTTCCGGAGGTGATGATGTAGAGGCGGTCGCCCGGTTCACCTTCCTCGAAAATGGTGGCGCCGCGCGGGAAGCGGACCGTTTCCATCTGCTCAATGAGGTTCTGCACGGCCACCGGATCTACACCTTGGAAGATGCCGGCGCGGGAGAGGATATCCTGTACGCCTTCCACTTATCGCTCCTTGAAGAAAGAATTGGCTTTCATATTTGGGCTGGTTGCCTGCGGGAGGTGCCTTTAGCGTGCGCCCCACACAGCAACGGTTCCCATACTACCGTGTAATAAGTCACTTATGTTAAACACGCTCCAGGCAATCACAAGCGCGGGTCTGCCACGGCAATCACAGGGCTGCGGCCAGTGGCCTGGCACGGCGACACGCTGCCGGTCAAACAGCTTAGAGCTCGTTTTCTTCCAGCTTTTCCATCACGACTACAAAGACTCCTAAGGCGATGGGCACGATGATAACTAAGGCAATCACCGTCCCTACACTACCGGGGTAGCCGAGCTTCCGCCACAGCCAGCACCCGCCGTCCGTCACAGCCAGCACCCGTCGTCTGCCACAGTCAGCACCCGTCGCGGCACGCTACACTAGGGCCCTATGACTGTTGCGCACCCCCTGGGTCTGCCTGGCGCCAATGCTGAGCTGGCGCGCTGCTACCCGGACGCCCACTGTGAGCTGGACTATAGTAACCCGCTGGAGCTCACCGTGGCCACGGTGCTATCCGCGCAATGTACGGATGTGCGTGTCAACCAAGTCACGCCGCAGCTTTTTGCCCGTTACCGCAGCGCGCAAGATTATGCTCAGGCCACCCGCGCGGAATTGGAACAGTTGCTGCGCCCGCTGGGTTTCCAGCGGGCTAAGGCCGGGCACCTCATTGGCTTGGGGGAGGCCCTGGTGGCCAAGTGGGGCGGACAGGTGCCCACTGCGGTGGAGGACTTGGTCAGTCTGCCCGGCGTGGGCCGCAAAACTGCCATGGTGGTGCGCGGAAACGCCTTTGGGTTGCCTGGTTTGAGCGTGGATACGCACTTTGCGCGCGTGTTGACTCGTCTGGGGCTGGTCACTGCGTCGACCCCGTTGGGTATTGAGAAGCAGGCCGCCGCACAGTTGGAAGAGTCCGAGTGGACCCAGTTTTCCCACCGCGTTATCACCCACGGCCGCCGCGTGTGCACGGCCCGCCGCCCCCGGTGCGCGCAGTGCACCCTGCGCCCTGGTTGCCCCACAGGAGTCCAGCAGTGAAAAACCGCAGTGTAGTGCTTTCCGTTGTGGCTATGGTGGTGCTGGCAGTCCTAGTGCTGGTGGCTGCCCGTGCGGCGTTATCGGGCGAGTCTGCCGATTCCCCCTCGGCCAGCCCCCCAACCCTTGACCAGGGTGCTGCCCCGGTCAGCGTGGCGCAGCGCCCTGATTGCCCTACTGGCCCCATTGCGGGGGTGGACCTGCCGTGTTTGGGCGGTGGGGATACGGGGGCATCGGCAAGCTCTGGTGTGACAGTAGTTAATGTGTGGGCCTGGTGGTGCCAGCCTTGCCGCAAGGAACTGCCACCCCTGATGGAAGTCGCGGAGCGCCACCCCGAATGGACCGTGGTGGGTGTGCATGCGGACGCCAACGCCGCCAACGGGGCCGCGTTCCTGGAAGAACTGGGGCTGGAGCTGGCCAGCTATCAAGATGATGCCAATACTTTCGCCGGCACGCTGGGCCTTCCCGGGGTGGTGCCAATTACGCTGGTGCTGCGCGACGGGGAGGTTGTGGGCACGATTGTGCAGGCCATGGACAGTGCTGCAGAAATCGAAGCGCGGATTGGGGAATTTCTATGACTAGACGCACCAGGATGAAGCGCTCCAGCGCATGGCTCGACCGCGCGCGGCAGATGGACCCGGGCGTGGTGGAAGACATTT
Coding sequences within:
- a CDS encoding transglycosylase domain-containing protein, producing the protein MGVTYLKALGQMFVATVLVGLLVALACAPAAGLGGLAVKATTQAMVSDVQNLEAGNVPGVTTIRDAEGGTLAYLYTQRRHPVAPEQISHTIKDAIVSIEDRRFYEHEGVDIQGNFRAVATNLLAGGVSQGASTINQQYVKNYLLLVDAETDSERQAATEQSVARKLREMRIATQIDKSLSKDEILSNYLNLIPFGNHAYGIEAAARTYFGIPAAQLNYAQAAMLAGMVQSSEYLNPYTNRDAVVERRNLVLQALVTNGHLAQEEADRLAGQDLGVLPRPATLPNGCITAGNRGFFCDFVLDYLASKGLDKEELSRGGYTVDTTLVPHIQDAAQAAVNGQTSPTAEGVAEVMSVLVPEKNDRDVVAMVSSRAYGLDQDNFETILPQPYSLVGNGAGSIFKLFTAAAAIDAGYGIQETVPVPARYEASGLGHGGAANCPPDKYCVENAGTYQPTMTLQDALAHSPNSTFVQLLEQVGVPAIVDMSVKLGLRSYTEDASFSENTSIAQAAKDANMGAYTLGPTAVNPLELSNVGATIAAEGMWCEPNPVNRVTDRDGNQVFIEPTPCERALNPEVAAALTAALSQDTTKGTAADSARAFGFGAPTAAKTGTSESNKSSAFLGFASGLAAAPYIYNDGTTNAPLCTAPVRQCVEGTLFGGMEPARTYFALASQVDQGVLPPYNPQYNKGTTGDALLDSVRGMSQSQATATLQSAGYTVTTRMVPGFGVGYGAVVRALKSPGPLRPGGEVVLQLSDGTGAPTPTTDPGAARPGANPSPGNSDPAPAAPRPAPSLEEQLGNLANEFRNAFGLNN
- a CDS encoding WhiB family transcriptional regulator, with the translated sequence MTVRLKPASRVNPIVLRGEWVRKANCRNCDPDALFVRGAEQRKAAEICEECPVLNQCLADALDNRVEFGVWGGLTERQRRALLRKNRHIKSWADYLSAGGELIGI
- a CDS encoding DUF4177 domain-containing protein translates to MTKWEYATAPVLTHATKQILDSWGEDGWELVTITPGMNPENVVAYFKRPVEEN
- a CDS encoding RidA family protein, whose translation is MSFLAKLSQLGYELPPVAKPLASYVPAVRVGNQVWTSGQLPLRDGALLATGKVGAEVDAQQAADLARVAVLNALAAVDAEVGLDNVTRVLKIVGFVASSPDFVEQPAVVNGASDFIGEVFGPAGQHARSAVGVAVLPKDSPVEIELIVEVRQ
- a CDS encoding MBL fold metallo-hydrolase, which translates into the protein MEHPAYAQLRQVTQSAGVVLCDNPSYTALEGTNTWIIRAPEDDRAIVVDPGPEDEGHLNVVTARAGEVALIVLTHRHDDHASGAQRLRQLTGAPIRAFDANYCNGGEPLSDGEIIALDDVTPRLEVVHTPGHTADSTSFFVWTGEPHNSRLEGILTGDTIAGRHTVMLSETDGDLGAYLRSLDILEARGKDVSLLPGHGPDLDDVSQVARKYIDRRHHRLEQIREIHSRLGQDVDLKTMVDEMYDDVDPVLRHAAEQSTRTALKYLAEQPAQ
- the glxR gene encoding CRP-like cAMP-activated global transcriptional regulator GlxR, translating into MEGVQDILSRAGIFQGVDPVAVQNLIEQMETVRFPRGATIFEEGEPGDRLYIITSGKIKLARHAPDGRENLLTVMGPSDMFGELSIFDPGPRTSSAVCVTEVHAATMNSEMLKQWVADHPAIAQQLLRVLARRLRRTNANLADLIFTDVPGRVAKTLLQLANRFGSQEGGALRVNHDLTQEEIAQLVGASRETVNKALATFAHRGWIRLEGKSVLIVDTEHLAKRAR
- the nth gene encoding endonuclease III, which codes for MTVAHPLGLPGANAELARCYPDAHCELDYSNPLELTVATVLSAQCTDVRVNQVTPQLFARYRSAQDYAQATRAELEQLLRPLGFQRAKAGHLIGLGEALVAKWGGQVPTAVEDLVSLPGVGRKTAMVVRGNAFGLPGLSVDTHFARVLTRLGLVTASTPLGIEKQAAAQLEESEWTQFSHRVITHGRRVCTARRPRCAQCTLRPGCPTGVQQ
- a CDS encoding TlpA family protein disulfide reductase, whose amino-acid sequence is MKNRSVVLSVVAMVVLAVLVLVAARAALSGESADSPSASPPTLDQGAAPVSVAQRPDCPTGPIAGVDLPCLGGGDTGASASSGVTVVNVWAWWCQPCRKELPPLMEVAERHPEWTVVGVHADANAANGAAFLEELGLELASYQDDANTFAGTLGLPGVVPITLVLRDGEVVGTIVQAMDSAAEIEARIGEFL